From one Anomalospiza imberbis isolate Cuckoo-Finch-1a 21T00152 chromosome 25, ASM3175350v1, whole genome shotgun sequence genomic stretch:
- the SYTL1 gene encoding synaptotagmin-like protein 1 → MLASLVHARHAEHPVSPAGPAPRGVPGLSPRLAMALEPEALLDLSFLTEEERSSIARVLHRDWQLRRREEGRISKLRKSVSDPARLRSLTGDWFCDARAQRHQQRLGSDLVRASIRRRRRPRGTGDLERGPSLEAIDEPLAEEKEDEDGALETDESSPPEEVQEATEPQPSPPALAVEGTPRSQPVLQGDIPAREQDSPAQAGEWGDTGGGTSFGPSRTEEDEDEEEPDSAHGSHSAGQRPETPQMDQNPPEPLSSQNGHAPPSLLSTSSSVSSLSSSTLSGSLMSLYSEGELGRVAVRGCVQFSLCYQPAEKELQVHVLRCRELAEAKKQRSDPYIKTYLLPDKSNRSKRKTAVRKRSLDPVFNETLKYKLEKRDLQGRTLNLSVWHHDSLGRNLFLGEVEVALGTWDWANTRPEWFSLQPRMPIPSDGLASRGSLNLALKFIPAGSEGGGMPPTGELHIWVKDAQSLIPLQSGTVDAFVQCYVLPDDSKASRQKTRVVKRSLNPLFNHTMVYDGFQAKDLAEACAEFTLWHREAFSKRQLGGIRLSLGTGSSYGLPVGWMDSTAEEQGVWKQLLQQPGHWVEALLPLRTNLVPRA, encoded by the exons atgTTGGCATCGCTGGTGCACGCCCGGCACGCTGAGCACCCCGTGTCGCCAGCCGGGCCAGCCCCGCGGGgtgtccccgggctgtccccgcgGCTCGCCATGGCGCTGGAGCCCGAGGCGCTGCTGGACCTGAGCTTCCTGACGGAGGAGGAGCGGAGCTCCATCGCCCGGGTGCTGCACCGCGACTGGCAGCTCCGCCGCCGAGAGGAGGGGCGCATCAg CAAACTCCGCAAGTCGGTGTCGGACCCGGCGCGGCTGCGGAGCCTCACCGGGGACTGGTTCTGCGACGCCCGGGCCCAGCGCCACCAGCAGCGCCTGGGCTCCGACCTGGTCCGAGCCTCCATCCGCCGCAGGAGGCGGCCCCGGG gaaCGGGGGACCTGGAACGCGGCCCCAGCCTGGAGGCCATTGATGAGCcgctggcagaggagaaggaggatgaggatggtgCGTTGGAGACAGACGAGAG TTCCCCCCCAGAGGAGGTGCAGGAGGCCACTGAGCCCCAG cccagcccccccGCCCTGGCTGTGGAGGGGACCCCGAGGTCACAGCCCGTGCTGCAGGGTGACATCCCAGCGAGGGAGCAGGACAGCCCGGCCCAGGCAGGTGAGTGGG GTGACACGGGAGGTGGGACCTCCTTCGGCCCATCCCGCAcggaggaggatgaggatgaggaggagccGGACTCGGCGCACGGCAGCCACAGCGCTGGGCAG AGACCAGAGACCCCCCAGATGGATCAGAACCCCCCAGAACCACTGTCCTCACAGAACGGCCATGCCCCCCCGAGCCTGCTGAGCaccagctcctctgtgtccaGCCTCAGCTCCTCCACG CTGAGTGGGAGCCTGATGAGCCTGTACAGCgagggggagctgggcagggtggCCGTGCGGGGCTGCGTGCAGTTCTCCCTGTGCTACCAGCCGGCCgagaaggagctgcaggtgcaCGTCCTGCGCTGCCGGGAGCTGGCCGAGGCCAAGAAGCAGCGCTCGGACCC GTACATCAAGACCTACCTGCTGCCGGACAAGTCCAACCGCAGCAAGCGCAAGACCGCggtgaggaagaggagcttGGATCCTGTCTTCAATGAGACCCTCAAG TACAAGCTGGAGAAGAGGGACCTGCAGGGCCGGACCCTGAACCTCTCCGTGTGGCACCACGACAGCCTGGGCAGGAACCTCTTCCTGGGGGAggtggaggtggcactgggcaCCTGGGACTGGGCCAACACACGCCCCGAGTGGTTCAGTCTCCAGCCACGG ATGCCCATCCCCTCGGACGGCCTCGCCAGCCGTGGCAGCCTCAACCTGGCGCTGAAGTTCATCCCCGCCGGCTCGGAAG GAGGGGGGATGCCACCCACGGGCGAGCTGCACATCTGGGTGAAGGATGCTCAAAGCCTCATCCCGCTGCAGAGCGGCACCGTGGACGCCTTCGTGCAGTG CTACGTGCTGCCGGATGACAGCAAGGCGAGCCGGCAGAAGACGCGGGTGGTGAAGCGGAGCCTGAACCCCCTCTTCAACCACACCATGGTATACGACGGCTTCCAGGCCAAGGACTTGGCCGAGGCCTGCGCCGAGTTCACCCTCTGGCACCGCGAAGCCTTTTCCAAGCGCCAGCTGGGCGGCATCCGGCTCAGCCTGGGCACCG GGAGCAGCTACGGGCTGCCCGTGGGCTGGATGGACTCGACGGCCGAGGAGCAGGGCGTgtggaagcagctgctgcagcagccggGGCACTGGGTGGAGGCGCTGCTCCCCCTGCGGACCAACCTGGTGCCCCGGGCGTAG
- the CD164L2 gene encoding CD164 sialomucin-like 2 protein, giving the protein MAPPGPGALRCALLCALLCAQGPAPTRAGECGKLRSCEVCTASSHSHNGTDCVWVGCGTPEEPGAGSCVQRGSAVRETCALYNSSTLCRALKSHTEEPPRSHSQEPVTHSTRTTTTSAPLTGSPEFRPPGFDTASFIGGIVLVLCVQAVAFFIIKFIKSKDSTYQTLEDNQ; this is encoded by the exons atggccccgccgggccccgggGCGCTGCGCTGCGCGCTCCTGTGCGCGCTGCTCTGCGCGCAGGGACCCGCTCCCACCCGCGCAG GAGAGTGTGGCAAGCTGAGGTCCTGCGAGGTGTGTACAGCCAGCAGCCACTCCCACAACGGCACCGACTGCGTCTGGGTGGGCTGCGGGACCCCCGAGGAGCCAG gagcagggagctgtgtgCAGAGAGGCTCAGCAGTGCGGGAGACCTGCGCACTCTACAACAGCAGCACCCTGTGCCGAG CACTGAAGTCTCACACGGAGGAGCCTCCACGATCCCATAGCCAGGAGCCAGTGACACACTCCACAA ggaccaccaccACCAGTGCCCCGCTGACGGGCAGCCCCGAGTTCCGCCCGCCCGGCTTCGACACGGCGAGCTTCATCGGGGGCATCGTGCTGGTGCTGTGCGTCCAGGCCGTCGCCTTCTTCATCATCAAGTTCATCAAGTCGAAGGACAGCACCTACCAAACGCT AGAGGACAACCAGTAG
- the GPR3 gene encoding G-protein coupled receptor 3 — MMEKGPPNSSEGQQGWFSARNGSGSSLDLESVVQPLALNPWDVVLCISGTIISCENAIVVVVIFYTPAFRAPMFLLIGSLATADLLAGMGLILHFAFVYFIPSEAVSLLTVGLLVTSFTASVSSLLTITIDRYLSLYNALTYYSERTVTRTYIMLILTWGASICYGLLPVMGWNCLKEPSACSIVKPLTKSHLIILSASFLTVFAVMLQLYVQICRIVCRHAHQIAVQRHFLASSHYVTTRKGIATLAVILGTFASCWLPFAVYGLLGDCSSPALYTYATLLPATYNSMLNPVIYAFRNQEIQKVLWAVCCGCFSSTLPFRSRSPSDV; from the coding sequence ATGATGGAGAAAGGGCCCCCCAACTCCAGCGAAGGCCAGCAAGGCTGGTTCTCAGCCAGGAATGGCAGTGGCAGCTCCTTGGATCTGGAGTCTGTGGTGCAACCCCTCGCCTTGAACCCGTGGGACGTTGTCCTCTGCATCTCGGGGACCATCATCTCCTGTGAGAACGCCATCGTGGTGGTGGTCATTTTCTACACCCCGGCTTTCCGCGCCCCGATGTTCCTCCTGATCGGCAGCTTGGCCACAGCCGACCTCCTGGCAGGCATGGGGTTGATCCTGCACTTTGCCTTCGTGTACTTCATCCCGTCGGAGGCGGTCAGCCTGCTCACCGTGGGGCTCCTGGTCACCTCCTTCACGGCCAGCGTCAGCAGCCTGCTGACCATCACCATCGACCGCTACCTGTCCCTCTACAACGCCCTGACCTACTACTCGGAGAGGACGGTCACCAGGACTTACATCATGCTGATCCTCACCTGGGGAGCCTCCATCTGCTACGGGCTGCTGCCCGTCATGGGCTGGAACTGCCTGAAGGAGCCCTCCGCCTGCAGCATCGTCAAACCGCTGACCAAGAGCCACCTCATCATCCTCTCCGCCTCCTTCCTCACGGTGTTCGCGGTGATGCTCCAGCTGTACGTGCAGATCTGTAGGATCGTGTGCCGGCACGCCCACCAGATCGCCGTCCAGAGGCACTTCCTGGCCAGCTCCCACTACGTCACCACTCGCAAGGGCATCGCCACCCTGGCCGTCATCCTGGGCACCTTCGCGTCCTGCTGGCTGCCCTTCGCCGTGTACGGGCTGCTGGGGGACTGCAGCTCCCCGGCCCTCTACACCTACGCCACCTTGCTCCCCGCCACCTACAACTCCATGCTCAACCCCGTCATCTACGCCTTCAGGAACCAGGAGATCCAGAAAGTGCTGTGGGCCGTGTGCTGCGGCTGCTTCTCCTCCACGCTGCCTTTCCGCTCCCGCTCCCCCAGTGACGTCTGA
- the WASF2 gene encoding LOW QUALITY PROTEIN: actin-binding protein WASF2 (The sequence of the model RefSeq protein was modified relative to this genomic sequence to represent the inferred CDS: deleted 1 base in 1 codon) gives MPLVTRNIEPRHLCRQTLPSVPSELECVTNITLANVIRQLGSLSKSAEDIFGELFTQANTFASRVSILVERVDRLQVKVTQLDPKEEEVSLQGINTRKAFKSSTTQDQKLFDRDSLPVPVLETYRTCNTPPPLNILSPYRDDGKEALKFYTDPSYFFDLWKEKMLQDTKDIMKEKRKHRKEKKENPNRGNVNPRKIKTRKEEWEKLKMGQEFVESKDKHGPAGYPSNMVYQNGSIGSNESMDGNCYPPPPQTDSIVPPPPSFPDDSLPPPPVEFSYPVDNQRGSGSGGPKRSSLVSPSHPPPAPPIGSPSTARPGFAPPPAPPPPPPLMENTPPPPPAMGFPSPGTPPPPSPPSFPPHPEFAAPPPPPPPPAVDYSSVLPAPLPQPGTGIAPPPPPPPPPPGPPPLASSGLDGPPPPPPPSDTSTSKPKSSLPAVSDARSDLLSAIRQGFQLRKVEEQREQEKRDVVGNDVATILSRRIAVEYSDSEDDSSEFDEDEWSD, from the exons GTAAATCTGCAGAAGACATATTTGGAGAGTTGTTTACTCAAGCCAACACCTTTGCCTCTCGGGTGAGCATTCTCGTCGAGAGAGTTGACCGCTTGCAAGTCAAAGTCACTCAGCTGGATcccaaagaggaggaag TCTCCTTGCAAGGCATTAACACCAGAAAGGCCTTCAAAAGCTCCACCACTCAGGACCAGAAGCTCTTTGACAGAGATTCTCTCCCTGTACCTGTCCTCGAAACCTACAGGACCTGCAATACCCCTCCACCTCTCAACATCCTCTCACCTTACAG GGATGATGGCAAAGAGGCGCTTAAATTCTACACAGATCCATCATATTTCTTCGACCTTTGGAAGGAGAAAATGCTTCAAGACACCAAGGATATCATGAAGGAAAAGCGGAAACATAGG aaagagaaaaaggagaatcCGAACCGAGGAAATGTGAATCCGCGGAAAATCAAAACCCGGAAAGAGGAGTGGGAGAAGCTGAAAATGGGACAAGAATTTGTCGAGTCAAAGGACAAGCATGGTCCTGCTGG GTACCCCTCCAACATGGTGTATCAGAACGGCAGCATCGGCTCCAACGAAAGCATGGATGGGAACTGCTACCCGCCACCGCCACAGACTGACTCTATTGTGCCACCACCTCCCTCTTTCCCAGATGACAGCCTGCCTCCACCCCCAGTGGAATTTAG CTATCCTGTAGACAACCAAAGAGGTTCTGGTTCTGGAGGGCCCAAACGATCCAGCCTGGTTAGCCCGAGCCACCCACCACCAGCTCCTCCGATCGGATCGCCCTCCACAGCCAGGCCGGGCTTTGCtccccctccagctcctcctccaccaccaccactgaTGGAAAACACCCCCCCTCCACCACCTGCCATGGGCttcccctccccgggcaccccCCCGCCACCCTCGCccccctctttcccccctcACCCTGAGTTTGCTGCCCCTCCacctcccccacctcccccagCAGTCGACTATTCCAGTGTTCTCCCAGCTCCGCTGCCGCAGCCGGGCACTGGGATtgcaccgcccccgccgccgcccccgcctcCTCCGGGCCCTCCCCCCCTGGCTTCCAGCGGCCTGGATggcccccca cccccccctcCACCCTCCGACACCTCCACATCCAAGCCCAAGTCATCCTTGCCTGCGGTTAGCGATGCCAGGAGTGATCTGCTTTCGGCTATTCGGCAAG GCTTCCAGCTGCGCAAGGTGGAGGAGCAGCGGGAGCAGGAGAAGCGGGATGTTGTGGGCAACGACGTGGCCACCATCCTGTCCCGCCGCATCGCGGTGGAATACAGCGACTCCGAGGACGACTCCTCCGAGTTCGACGAGGACGAATGGTCGGATTAG